GCTACGCGCTGCGCCGCCCGCCGAACAGCTGACGAGGTGGCCAGGTTCTCGCTGCGGGTGCGCCTGCTGGTGCTCGCGCTGCTGCTGGTCACCACCGGCCTGGTGGTGAGCGACACCCTGGTGCTGGGCACCGTCCGCGGGCAGCTGGTGGACCGCGCCGACGAGCAGCTCGACCGCTTCGCCGAGCCGCTGTCGCACCGCGCGCCGTCCAAGCAGAGCACCACCTCGGTGTTCAGCAGCACCCAGACCGTCAGCCGGCGCTCCGGCCAGGGCCTGCCCAGCGAGTACGTGGTGCGCTACCTGGCCGAGGACGGCTCGGTGCTGTCGGTGATCCGGCAGCCGCTGAGCGAGTCCGACCCGGACCCGCAGCTGCCCGGGCTGGACCGCAAGGGGCTGACCGAGCGGCTGGACGAGCCGTTCACCGCCGCCGGGCCGCGGGCCACCGAGTGGCGCTCGCTGGTGCTGCCGCTGCAGCGCGGGGTGGCGAACGACCCGGCCGCGCCCAGGTACGTGCAGGTCGCGGTGCCGCTGGCGGAGGTGCAGACCACCATCGCGCACCTGCGCACCACCTTCCTGAGCATCGGCGCCGCGGTGCTGGTCGGCATCGCGGGCCTGGGCGCCCTCGCGGTGCGGGCCGGGCTGCGCCCGCTGCGCCAGCTGGAGGCGGGCGCCCAGCGGATCGCCGACGGCGACCTGTCGTACCGGATGCCGGAGCTGCCGGTGCGCACCGAGGCGGGCCGGCTGTCCGAGGCGCTGAACGGGATGCTCACCCACATCGAGACGGCGTTCGCCGCCCGGGCCGCCTCCGAGCAGCGGATGCGCCGCTTCGTCGCGGACGCCTCGCACGAGCTGCGCACCCCGCTGGCGGGCATCCGCGGCTTCGCCGAGCTGCACCGGATGGGCGCGCTGCAGGACGTGGACCGGGCGATGGACCGGATCGAGTCGGAGGCGGTGCGGCTGGGCGCGCTGGTCGAGGACCTGCTGCTGCTGGCCCGGCTCGACGAGGAGCGCCCGCTCAACCTGGCCCCGATGGACCTGCGCACGCTGGCCGCCGACGCCCTGCACGACCTGACCGCGCTGGACCCGGGCCGCCCGGTCGCGCTGACCGGCCCGAACGGCGAGGGCGCCCCGCAGCCCGCCCCGGTCCTGGGCGACGAGGCCAGGCTGCGCCAGGTGGTGACCAACCTGGTGGGCAACGCGGTCAAGCACACCCCGTCCGGCACCG
The window above is part of the Kitasatospora sp. NA04385 genome. Proteins encoded here:
- a CDS encoding cell wall metabolism sensor histidine kinase WalK, which codes for MARFSLRVRLLVLALLLVTTGLVVSDTLVLGTVRGQLVDRADEQLDRFAEPLSHRAPSKQSTTSVFSSTQTVSRRSGQGLPSEYVVRYLAEDGSVLSVIRQPLSESDPDPQLPGLDRKGLTERLDEPFTAAGPRATEWRSLVLPLQRGVANDPAAPRYVQVAVPLAEVQTTIAHLRTTFLSIGAAVLVGIAGLGALAVRAGLRPLRQLEAGAQRIADGDLSYRMPELPVRTEAGRLSEALNGMLTHIETAFAARAASEQRMRRFVADASHELRTPLAGIRGFAELHRMGALQDVDRAMDRIESEAVRLGALVEDLLLLARLDEERPLNLAPMDLRTLAADALHDLTALDPGRPVALTGPNGEGAPQPAPVLGDEARLRQVVTNLVGNAVKHTPSGTAVRIGVGRAGGGCLLEVADRGPGLSEEQAAQVFERFYRADASRSRRVGESGGSGLGLAIASALVSAHGGELTLRTAPGDGAAFRLSLPHQS